A window of Chloroflexota bacterium contains these coding sequences:
- a CDS encoding TraR/DksA C4-type zinc finger protein: protein MRQIDTSAEREQLEKEKLEVLDDIEHIREWLQGEVDADVDEGDPDLAEREKNLALLVAMERRLESINTALRAIEKGRYGICERCGQQIDPARLEVRPDAIMCLDCQREIERIAKRSSHQYSR, encoded by the coding sequence ATGCGACAGATTGATACCAGTGCCGAGCGTGAACAGCTGGAAAAGGAAAAGCTGGAAGTACTCGACGACATTGAACACATTCGCGAGTGGTTGCAGGGTGAAGTGGATGCAGATGTTGACGAGGGCGATCCTGACCTGGCGGAACGGGAGAAAAATCTTGCGCTGCTCGTGGCCATGGAACGGCGGCTCGAGTCCATCAATACTGCCCTGCGAGCCATCGAAAAAGGCCGCTACGGCATCTGCGAACGATGCGGCCAACAGATCGATCCCGCCCGGTTGGAAGTTCGACCCGATGCAATCATGTGCCTGGATTGCCAGCGCGAGATTGAGCGCATTGCCAAACGTTCATCCCACCAATACAGCCGTTGA
- the upp gene encoding uracil phosphoribosyltransferase, with the protein MADVHVSNHPLIRHKLTLLRDKRTEPKKFRELVRELAILLAYEATQDLGVSSATVETPMGLADGHVLTENIGLVPVLRAGLGMVEGIWEMMPSAEVWHIGLYRDERTLRPVEYYNKLPVAPTVQVCLILDPMLATGGSASATVDILKKWGAQRIKFVGIIAAPEGIERLSGAHPDVPIHLAAVDDRLNEIGYIVPGLGDAGDRQFGTG; encoded by the coding sequence GTGGCTGACGTTCACGTTTCCAACCATCCATTGATCAGACACAAGCTCACCTTGTTGCGCGATAAACGCACCGAGCCGAAGAAATTTCGCGAGCTGGTGCGGGAGTTGGCCATTCTACTGGCATATGAAGCTACGCAGGACCTGGGGGTATCCTCCGCCACCGTTGAGACTCCCATGGGCCTGGCAGATGGGCATGTACTGACCGAAAACATCGGTCTTGTACCGGTGCTGCGGGCCGGTCTCGGTATGGTCGAGGGAATCTGGGAGATGATGCCCTCCGCGGAGGTCTGGCACATCGGACTCTATCGCGATGAACGCACATTGCGTCCCGTCGAGTACTACAACAAGCTGCCGGTCGCGCCCACCGTTCAGGTTTGCCTGATCCTGGACCCGATGCTGGCGACCGGCGGATCGGCTTCCGCGACGGTCGATATCCTCAAGAAATGGGGCGCTCAGCGGATAAAGTTTGTGGGCATCATTGCTGCTCCCGAGGGCATTGAAAGGCTGTCCGGCGCCCATCCGGATGTGCCGATTCATCTGGCAGCGGTCGACGACCGGCTTAACGAGATCGGCTACATCGTGCCTGGCCTGGGCGATGCTGGCGACCGGCAGTTCGGGACCGGGTGA